AGCTCGTCGAGGCGGTGGGCGTCGCTCCCCCCGGTGGCGGCGAGCCTGTGGCGGGCGGCGAACTCTTCGGCCCGGCGGTTTTCCAGGACAGTATTGCGTCCGTTGTGGGCCTCGACCACACGGCACAGACCCTCCCCCCATATCCGTCCCCCCACGGGCCGGGACGCCCGGAAGGGATGGGCCGCCACCGCCGCGCCCCCGGCCCGCTCCACCCGGTGCAGGAGCTCCCGGGCCGGCAGTCCCGGCGGCAGGTCCTCCTGCGCGACCGGGGACGGGCCGAAGACCAGGAAGTCTCCCTCTGCCGTCTCGTACTCCATCCCGATCACCACGCACAGGCCGTCGTCCTGCACGCCCTCCCGCACCAGGTGCCGCACCGCCGTGGTCCCGTGGTCCGTGAGACACACGCCGTCGAGCCCCAGCCTGCGGGCGTGCCGCAGGATGTCGCGCAGGCCGAGCGAGCTGCACGGGGAGAGGTCGGTGTGCACGTGGAGGTCGAAGCGCACGGATCATCCGGGGAAGGGGTCTCGCCGGGGCTGCCCCCGGCGCGCACCACGCTACGCCCGGTCGGTGCGGACCGCAAATCGGAAACGGAGCAGGTCGAGGGAGCCGGGCATCGCGGCTTCCGATGAAGGTGGGAACGGAAGTCGCCCCCTCTCCTCCGGCGCCTCTCGGCGGCCGTCGCATGGTTTAGCGAAGGTGCCCCATTCCTGCTCCTCTCACCTCGGTTGCTCCCCACCGAAGGGGCGCATCGGGGCGACAGGGGCGCCGGCCGGCACAAAGCCGACGCACTCGGGAGCGGCGAAGGCCAGCCGCCGGCTCATGATCTCGACCGCGTCGGGGTTGTTGTCCACCAGGAGGAAGTCGCGACCCAGGCGGGCCGCCGCCTCCCCCAGGGTTCCGCTTCCGGCGAAGAAGTCTACGAGGAGGTCTCCGGGGCGAGAGTGGACCTTGACGATGCGGTTGAGGACTCCCAGGGGCTTTTGCGTGGGATAGCCCGTCTTCTCCTTGCCGTTGGTCGGGACGATCGTGTGCCACCACACGTCCGTGGGGGTCTTGCCCCTTGCGGCCTTCTCGGGACCCACCAGGCCCGGAGCCATGTAGGGGATGCGGTCCACCTCGTCGAAGTGGAATGTGTACTCGTCGGGATCCTTGGCATACCAGAGAAGGTTGTCGTGCTTGGTGGCCCATTTGCGCTTGGACCGCGCCCCGTAGTCGTAGGCCCAGATGATCTCGTTCACCAGGCACTCGCGGCCGAAGATCGCATCCAGAAGGACGCGGCAGTAGTGAACCTCGCGATAGTCGATGTGGA
This region of Thermodesulfobacteriota bacterium genomic DNA includes:
- a CDS encoding DNA methyltransferase, yielding MGKIVLADNMEVLPTLPSASVDLIYIDPPFNTGKIQKRTQIQTIRDEADGDRIGFQGRRYRTVRVGTKGFVDFFDDFLAFLEPRLLEAHRILKPTGSLFLHIDYREVHYCRVLLDAIFGRECLVNEIIWAYDYGARSKRKWATKHDNLLWYAKDPDEYTFHFDEVDRIPYMAPGLVGPEKAARGKTPTDVWWHTIVPTNGKEKTGYPTQKPLGVLNRIVKVHSRPGDLLVDFFAGSGTLGEAAARLGRDFLLVDNNPDAVEIMSRRLAFAAPECVGFVPAGAPVAPMRPFGGEQPR
- a CDS encoding PHP domain-containing protein; protein product: MRFDLHVHTDLSPCSSLGLRDILRHARRLGLDGVCLTDHGTTAVRHLVREGVQDDGLCVVIGMEYETAEGDFLVFGPSPVAQEDLPPGLPARELLHRVERAGGAAVAAHPFRASRPVGGRIWGEGLCRVVEAHNGRNTVLENRRAEEFAARHRLAATGGSDAHRLDELGRAVTRFEVPVCSRQELVWALLAGLCRPEGSLVPPVSFRSAA